In Spinacia oleracea cultivar Varoflay chromosome 5, BTI_SOV_V1, whole genome shotgun sequence, a single window of DNA contains:
- the LOC130461524 gene encoding uncharacterized protein codes for MDVPIVTPVIPTLVLEPPAGSSQPTQRRLDLQATPDVPANSFVENNRINGMKLTFINPMLKNGSPTACLQQNAVDIELKKWANAVILYVIGDNPTIKYISTFVDKQWLCESKPEIFLYSEGYFLIRFGSVEEKERVLCSGPYTIANRPAIVKGWSADFNFNTEILKLIPLWIKLPNLPLNCWGMDSLSRIGSTLGNPLFADECTTTQNRISFARMLVEVDVTHPLLHKVMVEDPHGKAFEQVVQYEWEPKFCDTCQKLGHNCVADVAQEHRRRTKKIWVPKVTVARDTSAIPPPGVPSTVTGDSTLVVSDPVAEG; via the exons ATGGATGTGCCGATTGTGACACCAGTGATACCGACTCTTGTGTTAGAACCGCCGGCGGGTAGTTCTCAACCAACACAGAGGAGATTGGATTTGCAAGCAACACCTGATGTACCTGCGAACTCGTTTGttgaaaataatcgaattaacGGTATGAAGCTTACTTTCATTAACCCTATGCTTAAGAATGGATCACCTACTGCTTGTTTACAACAGAATGCTGTAGATATTGAGCTTAAAAAATGGGCCAATGCTGTTATTCTATATGTTATTGGTGATAATCCGACTATTAAATACATTAGCACGTTTGTTGACAAACAATGGCTTTGTGAGAGTAAACCTGAAATTTTTCTTTACTCTGAGGgctatttcctgattagatttGGCTCGGTGGAGGAGAAAGAACGTGTTTTGTGTTCTGGGCCGTATACCATTGCTAATCGACCAGCCATTGTTAAAGGGTGGTCTGCGGATTTCAATTTCAACACTGAGATTCTGAAATTGATTCCTTTGTGGATCAAATTACCCAATCTTCCTCTCAATTGTTGGGGGATGGATTCTTTGAGTAGGATTGGGAGCACTTTAGGCAATCCTTTGTTTGCTGATGAGTGTACCACCACACAAAATCGAATATCGTTTGCCAGAATGCTCGTTGAAGTGGATGTAACTCACCCTTTACTCCATAAGGTTATGGTAGAGGACCCTCATGGGAAGGCTTTTGAACAAGTTGTGCAATATGAGTGGGAGCCTAAATTTTGTGATACTTGCCAAAAACTTGGGCATAATTGTGTGGCTGATGTTGCACAAGAACATCGGAGGAGAACTAAGAAGATATGGGTGCCTAAAGTTACTGTTGCTCGAGATACTTCTGCTATCCCACCTCCAGGAGTACCATCTACAGTAACAGGGGACTCTACTTTGGTGGTTAGTGACCCAGTTGCTGAG GGATGA